One Microcoleus sp. AS-A8 DNA window includes the following coding sequences:
- a CDS encoding photosystem II reaction center protein I: MVTLKIVVYIVVSIFVALFVFGFLSNDPARNPNRRDLE, translated from the coding sequence ATGGTGACCCTCAAAATTGTGGTCTATATCGTTGTTAGTATCTTCGTGGCTCTATTTGTGTTTGGCTTTTTGTCAAACGATCCGGCTCGTAACCCCAATCGACGGGATTTGGAGTAA
- a CDS encoding DUF3769 domain-containing protein, whose protein sequence is MPQPVQPPETPAIIQPVTTNDAVTLEQASIEAPGARLSRSLSSGTIPKPTPPEAFAPEFSPLRAYKSAALLGPPISVGYSRPSPEAPSIGEAVEQQSDRSQSFSSSAALSPPTRSSPPVLVSEANTLQASASSNVSPSDALSVTLGTQNVKRLVTQERGGEAKEFEFSIPNPETQPSPEEEVAPTPNEDEVNPQPPSTPTPTPNVPDNPFGTGGVIELTADRQEYDDQRKVITAQGNVVLRFREALLNADRVEVNLPNRIIVAQGNVALTRGQQVLRGQRFEYYFVQDSGVILNASGELYSPTAGSDLSFSPTPGSTAPPPQRPLSERIASDQPLQGISNPGGYSFVVGGGSSAQNLSVPPSGGTINRFRYQAERVEFEGSNAIARNVRITNDPFSPPELEVRADTARFTRLEPLVDEVVASRPRIVFDQGFELPLLRNRITIDRRPREPALLNFGYDGNDRGGLFVERSFEVLNTPNLRFSVTPQYFLQRAIFEEGVIDPSVFGVRARLDGTLGPRTTLTGRAVLTTFDPTDFEENFRGSLRLQQIIGATLPHTLNLESSYRDRLFNGSLGFQTVQSSIGAVITSPVIPLGNTGINLTYQAGAQYINADTDRLDLLEPNRTNNRISLGRYQGSVSLGKGFLLWQGQALPPTPTEGLRYTPTPVVPYLSVNTSVTGVASAYSNGDTQQSLSGTIGLVGQLGHFSRPYLDYTGFNIGYTQVALGNKSPFLFDRVADTKVLSAGITQQVYGPFRVGFQTYINLDTGKEISTDYLLEYSRRTYNILLRFNPVQQLGSISLRINDFNWTGNPQPFDGSNVIQGVTR, encoded by the coding sequence ATGCCCCAACCCGTTCAACCGCCTGAAACCCCTGCAATTATCCAGCCCGTAACGACTAACGATGCCGTTACTCTTGAACAAGCTTCAATCGAGGCACCGGGCGCGAGACTGAGTCGTTCGCTTTCTAGCGGAACAATCCCTAAACCGACCCCGCCAGAGGCGTTTGCTCCTGAATTTTCTCCATTGAGGGCTTATAAAAGCGCCGCCTTACTCGGCCCTCCTATTTCCGTCGGATATTCCAGACCATCCCCTGAAGCTCCATCGATAGGTGAAGCAGTAGAGCAGCAAAGCGATCGCTCCCAGAGTTTTTCAAGTTCCGCCGCCCTATCTCCCCCAACCCGTTCTTCCCCGCCCGTTTTAGTCAGTGAAGCGAATACGCTTCAAGCCTCTGCGTCCTCGAACGTCTCACCGTCTGATGCCTTAAGTGTGACACTGGGCACACAAAACGTGAAGCGTCTGGTGACTCAAGAGCGTGGGGGAGAGGCGAAAGAATTTGAGTTCAGTATTCCCAATCCAGAGACTCAACCCTCACCGGAAGAAGAAGTCGCACCCACACCCAATGAGGACGAGGTTAACCCTCAACCCCCTTCCACACCAACACCCACGCCCAACGTACCCGATAATCCCTTCGGTACAGGTGGTGTGATTGAGTTAACGGCAGACCGCCAAGAGTATGATGATCAGCGAAAAGTAATTACAGCACAGGGCAATGTTGTGTTGCGGTTTCGGGAAGCCTTACTCAATGCCGATCGCGTTGAAGTAAATTTACCCAATCGGATTATCGTCGCCCAAGGCAATGTCGCCCTAACACGAGGACAGCAGGTGTTACGGGGTCAACGCTTTGAGTATTACTTTGTCCAAGATAGTGGCGTTATTTTAAATGCCAGTGGCGAGTTATATTCACCCACCGCCGGAAGCGATCTTTCATTCTCACCAACACCGGGGAGTACCGCCCCACCCCCCCAACGACCGTTAAGTGAGCGCATCGCCAGCGATCAACCCTTACAAGGAATTAGTAACCCTGGAGGTTATTCTTTTGTGGTGGGTGGTGGGAGTTCAGCCCAAAATTTATCGGTTCCGCCATCAGGGGGAACGATTAATCGCTTTCGCTATCAAGCTGAACGGGTGGAGTTTGAAGGCTCCAATGCGATCGCTCGGAACGTGCGGATTACCAACGATCCCTTCTCACCGCCAGAGTTAGAGGTACGCGCCGATACCGCTCGATTTACACGGTTAGAACCGTTGGTGGATGAAGTGGTCGCCTCTCGACCCCGCATTGTGTTCGACCAGGGGTTTGAGCTACCCTTGTTACGCAATCGCATCACGATTGACCGTCGTCCACGGGAACCGGCTCTGCTCAACTTTGGCTATGATGGAAATGATCGGGGTGGTTTGTTTGTTGAGCGATCATTTGAGGTACTCAATACACCGAACCTGCGCTTTAGTGTCACACCCCAGTACTTTCTCCAGCGAGCCATTTTTGAGGAAGGCGTTATTGACCCCTCGGTGTTTGGGGTAAGAGCTAGGCTGGATGGGACTCTTGGGCCACGAACAACCTTGACCGGGCGTGCGGTTCTCACCACGTTCGATCCCACCGACTTTGAAGAAAATTTTCGCGGCAGTTTACGACTTCAGCAGATCATCGGCGCGACTCTCCCTCATACCCTCAACTTGGAGTCTAGCTATCGCGATCGTCTGTTTAACGGCTCCCTGGGTTTCCAGACTGTTCAGAGTAGCATCGGTGCCGTTATCACCTCACCCGTGATTCCCTTAGGGAATACAGGTATTAACCTCACTTATCAGGCCGGTGCTCAATATATCAACGCCGATACGGATCGATTAGACTTACTTGAACCCAACCGCACCAATAATCGAATTAGTCTGGGGCGTTATCAAGGCAGTGTTTCTTTAGGTAAGGGGTTTTTACTGTGGCAGGGTCAAGCTTTACCGCCAACTCCCACAGAAGGGTTACGCTATACTCCAACCCCAGTTGTTCCTTACTTATCCGTCAATACATCCGTGACCGGGGTTGCCAGTGCCTACAGTAACGGAGATACTCAACAATCCCTAAGTGGCACCATTGGACTTGTTGGGCAACTGGGTCATTTCTCTCGCCCTTACCTGGACTACACAGGTTTTAACATCGGCTACACACAGGTAGCTCTTGGGAACAAATCACCCTTCCTCTTCGACCGAGTGGCGGATACTAAAGTGCTATCTGCTGGAATCACTCAGCAAGTGTATGGCCCGTTCCGGGTTGGGTTTCAGACGTATATTAATTTAGATACAGGTAAGGAGATCAGCACGGACTACCTGTTGGAATATAGCCGTCGTACCTACAACATCCTCTTGCGCTTCAACCCAGTTCAGCAACTCGGTTCTATTAGCTTGCGGATTAACGACTTTAATTGGACTGGTAATCCACAACCTTTTGATGGTTCCAATGTGATACAGGGCGTGACTCGGTAA
- a CDS encoding carbon dioxide-concentrating mechanism protein CcmK, with protein sequence MSTVAVGSIETKGFPAVLAAADAMVKAGRVTLVGYIRVGSARFTVNIRGDVSEVKTAMDAGIAAVERVYGGALESWVIIPRPHENVEAVLPIAYSAEVEQYRDAVENPIMPRRANGSSF encoded by the coding sequence ATGTCAACAGTCGCAGTTGGGTCCATTGAAACGAAGGGCTTTCCTGCTGTACTCGCCGCAGCAGATGCAATGGTCAAAGCCGGTAGAGTCACCTTAGTGGGATATATCCGAGTAGGTAGCGCTCGCTTTACAGTTAATATTCGCGGGGATGTTTCGGAGGTGAAAACCGCTATGGACGCTGGAATCGCGGCGGTAGAAAGAGTTTACGGTGGTGCGTTAGAGTCTTGGGTGATCATTCCTCGTCCCCACGAAAATGTAGAAGCGGTTCTGCCCATTGCTTATTCCGCTGAAGTTGAACAATACCGGGATGCTGTGGAAAACCCCATCATGCCTAGACGCGCAAACGGCTCTTCCTTTTAA
- a CDS encoding ssl1498 family light-harvesting-like protein: MPFTKEEGGLINNFAPETKTYLAEPPTGDQKRNYILLGVAALVLVGGLVFVAYSASGMS; encoded by the coding sequence ATGCCATTTACCAAAGAAGAAGGCGGCCTGATCAATAATTTTGCCCCAGAGACCAAGACTTACCTGGCAGAGCCTCCGACAGGTGATCAAAAACGAAATTACATTTTATTGGGTGTGGCAGCGCTGGTACTCGTTGGGGGATTAGTCTTCGTCGCTTACTCAGCCTCTGGTATGAGCTAG
- a CDS encoding tetratricopeptide repeat protein: protein MNPTYRILAFLGFTTLLVGLPNTVFAQLPPAQGLIAAQQQQGLSAVELYNRGVDKLNAGNYQGAIADFNQALQLDPKDADTYYNRGYAYHTLGSYEKAITDYTEAIRLNPKFAQAYSNRGYTYFVLKNYQQSIADVTKAIELNQSSDNAYVSRGNAHDELGNHEAALADYEKALSLNPNNARAFYNRGLTRNRLNQHQSAIQDYSQAIRIQPEFAEAYYNRGLSGFNLKNYKDAIADLKKAAELFKQNGRTENSQSAMDVIKTIQELGNS, encoded by the coding sequence ATGAACCCGACTTATCGAATACTCGCTTTTTTGGGATTTACCACCCTACTGGTTGGACTACCTAATACCGTTTTTGCCCAGCTTCCCCCTGCTCAAGGGCTGATTGCCGCCCAGCAGCAGCAAGGGCTGAGCGCTGTGGAGTTGTATAACCGAGGCGTTGATAAACTCAATGCGGGGAATTATCAGGGAGCGATCGCAGATTTTAACCAGGCGTTGCAACTCGACCCCAAAGATGCAGACACTTATTATAACCGGGGGTATGCTTATCACACCCTAGGCAGTTACGAGAAGGCGATCACAGACTACACTGAAGCGATTCGGTTAAACCCTAAATTTGCTCAAGCTTACAGCAATAGGGGCTATACCTATTTTGTGTTGAAAAATTACCAACAATCAATCGCTGATGTCACAAAAGCCATTGAACTGAATCAAAGCAGTGACAACGCTTACGTCAGCCGAGGGAATGCTCACGATGAACTGGGAAACCATGAGGCCGCATTAGCTGACTATGAAAAAGCCCTCTCGCTCAATCCCAACAATGCTAGGGCGTTTTACAACCGAGGTTTAACCCGTAACCGCCTCAATCAGCATCAATCCGCTATTCAAGATTACTCCCAAGCGATTCGGATTCAACCTGAATTTGCCGAAGCCTATTACAATCGAGGACTCTCTGGCTTCAACCTGAAAAACTATAAAGATGCGATCGCAGACTTGAAAAAAGCGGCTGAACTTTTCAAGCAAAACGGTAGGACAGAGAATTCTCAGAGTGCGATGGATGTGATTAAAACCATACAGGAGTTAGGTAACTCCTGA